The following are from one region of the Saccharomyces kudriavzevii IFO 1802 strain IFO1802 genome assembly, chromosome: 12 genome:
- the SPA2 gene encoding Spa2p (similar to Saccharomyces cerevisiae SPA2 (YLL021W) and SPH1 (YLR313C); ancestral locus Anc_4.39) encodes MGTLSEVSLAHHRDIFHYYVSLKTFFEVTGENRDRSNSTRAQKARAKLLKLSSSQFYELSTDVSDELQRRIGEDANQPDYLLPKANFHMKRNQARQKLANLSQTRFNDLLDDILFEIKRRGFDKDLDAPAPTPAPAPQAPPLRATRQEVVKGGHDFVKTSANSSSVAQVAPNVSVQPSLVIPKMASIDWSSEEEEEEEAKPKFLKSKEPEEEKVSKDEKREAKPSLECIVTDSAVSDSQELVHDIASMARTPTMTQKNYWDVNDSPIIKVDNDVSEDKYIEQMESPDLQRLENGDSDSNMKDKMKELTDLNGDLYSQIEDLNTRLASLASEREKEKDLKNNHTIDGNFQKELLSLNSQIGELSIENENLKQKISELELSQRKSGNHNDPKITDSFIIKYSSVEGLIPVEYISNARNLIIQFTTRLSALPTSDSTVISHRMGKELFQILSQLSNLISQLLLSADLLQYKDQVILLKASLSHAITSIRYFSVYGPALVPKITVQAAVSEISFAICNLVDSAKIKSDSNFINMSGNETNGQTIEYSPPTTTTPMTPTFPTSSSSSINMKKAFINPRESVSFLNDVEEEESPVKPLKITQKAINSPIIRPSSANGVPTASRKPSGTGLFTLMMDSSNAKNNSHKDDNDKYVSPIKSITSASDSASSNISEIPKLTLPPQSNVSVTPSENRVPDIKVENIEKEEKEISTNITTPTSAISNSDIADKLKQLERKSENSEPSEQVNSKPKLSNKFISSMNEVSTDDDSSTDGNGNNYVDDDDDDDFTYMALKQTMKREGSKSEKKKNSDLPARIIEIDFNESPESVKIESPESMKFQSPELIKRVVSPETTKKTTFSAFSKDIECPEMTKITSPETIKKVASSELTRTSGSPEFVEVIESPELTKKFESPELLEKNASPEMTKRPVAERTEFPEMTKRPGSPEMMKNIAFLEMTKKSAPPVSIEKMASSVQEMTYPVSGEKTASLKSFEKTASPVEKMTSLKSFEKTASPVEKMTSPVSVEKIVYPVEKMASLKSFEKTASPVEKMASPVSAEKIASPISVGKTESLKSFEKTASPVEKMTSPASVEKIVYPVEKMASLKSFEKTASPVGKTASPVLVENIKSPEMTKNKESPEVVKKKAMSSEVVMKVESPNMTRKIERSESIMEVESPNMTRKTTSPEVIKAIEPPKVLKKIVFPKAIRKTEPPGLVGEIVSSETSRRNELPKANNLAVSPEATDAPPLEAMEETVELPHVKATSLNKLAGLNAEGMGLNTLKTDVGPNLAIKQEEDDDKDFNKVPDDYVAKSITQPHTAHGNIDFNRLPNGHKTGTGAQIHNAEEKHDFVDPIKSAHVKKANYLSSSKDKLVNGGNSKVNGGALNGVRVVRNIPETMAHEEEHDSDDDSSYQFVPMKHRGQEQDQVETDESEEDEDEDDDEDDDEEEGSDFDVDTFDIENPDNTLSELLLYLEHQTMDVISTIQSLLTSIKKPQVTKGNLRGESNAINQVIGQMVDATSISMQQSRNANLKKHGDWVVQSLRDCSRRMTILCQLNSDGGLTKDRSDEDYADKNFKQRLAGIAFDVAKCTKELVKTVEEASLKDEISYLNSRLK; translated from the coding sequence aTGGGTACGTTAAGCGAGGTTTCTCTCGCACATCACAGAGATATTTTCCACTACTACGTGTCGCTGAAGACTTTTTTTGAGGTCACTGGTGAGAATCGCGATAGGTCGAACTCTACGAGGGCCCAGAAAGCAAGAGCCAAACTGCTAAAACTATCTTCGTCCCAGTTCTACGAGCTGAGCACGGACGTCTCGGATGAGCTACAGAGGAGGATTGGTGAGGATGCTAATCAACCGGATTATCTTTTGCCGAAGGCTAATTTCCacatgaaaagaaatcaggCTAGACAGAAACTGGCCAACCTGTCACAAACTCGTTTCAACGATTTACTGGACGACATTCTTTTCGAGATCAAGAGAAGAGGGTTCGACAAGGATTTGGATGCCCCGGCACCGACACCGGCACCGGCACCACAAGCGCCACCACTACGGGCAACGAGGCAAGAGGTGGTCAAAGGCGGTCATGACTTTGTGAAAACGTCCgcaaattcttcttctgtagCACAAGTGGCCCCAAACGTCTCTGTACAGCCCTCTTTAGTCATTCCCAAGATGGCGTCTATTGATTGGTCttctgaagaagaggaagaagaagaagcaaagccaaagtttttgaagtcaAAGGAGCCAGAGGAAGAGAAAGTAAGtaaggatgaaaaaagGGAGGCTAAGCCCTCTTTGGAATGTATTGTCACGGATTCGGCTGTGTCTGACTCTCAAGAACTGGTTCATGACATCGCATCAATGGCAAGAACTCCCACCATGacgcaaaaaaattactgGGACGTCAACGACTCTCCCATCATTAAGGTAGATAATGACGTCAGTGAAGACAAGTATATCGAACAAATGGAAAGTCCTGACCTACAGCGACTTGAAAATGGTGACTCTGATTCGAACATGAAAGACAAAATGAAAGAGTTGACTGATTTGAACGGTGATTTGTACTCGCAAATCGAAGATCTGAACACCAGATTAGCTTCTTTAGCGAGTGAGagagaaaaggagaaagatCTAAAGAACAATCACACCATTGATGGAAACTTCCAGAAAGAATTGTTGTCATTGAACTCCCAAATCGGTGAATTGTCGATTGAAAACGAGAATCTGAAGCAGAAAATTTCGGAACTTGAATTATCTCAAAGGAAAAGCGGCAACCACAATGATCCGAAAATCACTGACTCCTTTATCATCAAATATTCTTCTGTTGAAGGCCTCATCCCCGTTGAATACATATCAAATGCTAGAAACCTAATAATTCAATTTACCACTAGGCTTTCCGCGCTACCTACAAGCGACTCCACGGTAATTTCTCATCGAATGGGTAAGGAATTATTTCAGATATTGTCCCAACTATCGAATCTAATCTCTCAGCTATTACTCTCAGCGGATCTATTGCAGTATAAGGATCAGGTCATTTTATTAAAAGCGTCCTTATCCCATGCGATCACTTCTATAAGATATTTCTCAGTTTATGGACCCGCATTGGTTCCTAAGATAACTGTCCAAGCCGCCGTTTCTGAGATCAGCTTTGCTATATGTAATCTAGTGGATTCAGCAAAGATCAAGTCGGATTCAAATTTCATTAACATGAGCGGTAATGAAACTAATGGACAAACAATAGAATATTCTCCACCAACAACCACCACTCCAATGACCCCGACATTCCCTACAAGctcttcatcttcgatAAACATGAAGAAGGCGTTTATAAATCCTAGGGAATCGGTGTCTTTTCTAAACGATgtagaggaagaagaatctCCGGTGAAGCCATTAAAAATCACCCAAAAAGCAATCAATAGCCCGATCATAAGACCGTCTTCAGCTAATGGTGTTCCAACAGCTTCGAGGAAGCCTTCAGGAACGGGGCTGTTTACCTTGATGATGGATTCATCAAATGCTAAGAATAACTCTCATAAAGATGACAATGATAAATATGTTTCGCCAATAAAATCTATCACATCCGCGTCTGATTCTGCGAGCAGTAATATCTCCGAAATTCCTAAGCTAACGTTACCTCCGCAAAGCAACGTCTCCGTCACACCATCAGAAAATCGAGTCCCCGATATTAAAGTCGAAaatatagaaaaagaagagaaagaaataagcaCAAATATAACGACTCCAACCTCAGCTATTTCAAATTCGGACATTGCCGATAAGCTAAAACAACTTGAGCGAAAATCTGAAAATTCTGAACCAAGCGAACAAGTGAACTCGAAACCCAAATTGTCTAATAAATTTATCAGTTCAATGAATGAGGTGTCTACGGATGATGATTCGAGTACCGATGGTAACGGAAATAACTATgtagatgatgatgacgacgacgatTTTACTTATATGGCATTGAAACAGACCATGAAAAGAGAAGGTTCCAAaagtgagaaaaaaaagaacagtGATTTACCTGCAAGAATAATAGAAATTGATTTCAATGAGTCTCCGGAATCGGTGAAAATTGAATCTCCAGAATcgatgaaatttcaatctCCAGAGCTGATAAAGAGGGTTGTTTCTCCAGAAACGACAAAAAAGACTACATTTTCAGCATTTTCTAAAGATATTGAATGTCCGGAAATGACGAAGATTACATCCCCAGAGACGATAAAAAAGGTTGCATCTTCTGAATTAACAAGGACGTCTGGATCCCCAGAATTTGTTGAGGTGATTGAGTCTCCAGAATTGACAAAGAAGTTTGAATCTCCAGAattacttgaaaaaaatgcctcTCCTGAAATGACAAAAAGGCCTGTAGCTGAGAGAACTGAGTTTCCGGAAATGACAAAGAGGCCAGGGTCTCCagaaatgatgaagaatattGCATTTTTGGAGATGACAAAAAAGTCTGCACCTCCGGTatcaattgaaaagatggcATCTTCAGTCCAAGAGATGACATATCCGGTGTCAGGCGAAAAGACGGCATCTCTTAAATCATTTGAGAAGACAGCATCTCCAGTCGAAAAGATGACATCCCTAAAATCATTTGAGAAGACTGCATCTCCAGTCGAAAAGATGACATCTCCGGTGTCAGTAGAGAAGATTGTATATCCAGTCGAAAAGATGGCATCCCTAAAATCATTTGAGAAGACTGCATCTCCAGTCGAAAAGATGGCATCTCCGGTATCAGCAGAGAAGATTGCATCTCCAATATCAGTTGGAAAGACGGAATCTCTAAAATCATTTGAGAAGACTGCCTCTCCAGTTGAAAAGATGACATCTCCAGCGTCAGTTGAGAAGATTGTATATCCAGTCGAAAAGATGGCATCCCTAAAATCATTTGAGAAGACTGCATCTCCAGTTGGAAAGACGGCATCTCCGGTATTGGTTGAGAATATCAAGTCTCCAGAAATGacaaagaataaagagTCTCCAGAagtagtaaaaaaaaaggctaTGTCTTCAGAAGTGGTAATGAAGGTTGAATCCCCAAACATGACCAGAAAGATTGAGCGTTCAGAATCGATAATGGAGGTTGAATCCCCAAATATGACCAGGAAGACTACTTCTCCGGAAGTGATAAAGGCAATTGAACCTCCGAAggtgttgaaaaagattgTATTTCCAAAGGcaataagaaaaactgAACCGCCAGGATTGGTTGGGGAGATAGTGTCTTCAGAAACATCAAGAAGGAATGAGCTTCCAAAAGCCAATAATCTGGCTGTATCTCCAGAAGCTACAGATGCTCCACCCTTAGAAGCGATGGAGGAAACAGTTGAATTACCGCATGTGAAGGCCACGAGTTTGAACAAGCTTGCCGGTTTGAATGCAGAAGGCATGGGCCTCAACACTTTAAAGACAGACGTCGGTCCAAACTTAGCAATCAAACAAGAGgaggatgatgataaaGATTTCAACAAGGTGCCTGATGATTATGTAGCGAAGAGCATTACACAGCCGCATACTGCTCACGGAAATATAGACTTCAATAGACTACCTAATGGTCATAAAACAGGAACCGGAGCGCAGATACATAAcgctgaagaaaaacatgatTTTGTAGATCCGATCAAAAGTGCACATGTAAAGAAAGCGAACTATTTGTCAAGTTCAAAAGATAAACTAGTCAATGGCGGGAACTCAAAGGTGAACGGCGGCGCTCTCAACGGTGTCAGGGTGGTGAGGAACATTCCAGAAACCATGGCgcatgaagaagaacacgATAGTGACGACGATTCCAGTTATCAATTTGTTCCCATGAAACACAGGGGGCAAGAACAAGACCAAGTTGAAACGGATGAGAGCGAGgaagacgaagacgaagacgatgacgaagacgatgacgaagaagaaggcaGTGATTTTGATGTGGACACATTCGACATTGAAAATCCGGATAACACACTGTCGGAATTATTGTTGTACTTGGAACATCAGACAATGGACGTCATATCCACGATTCAGTCGCTTTTGACATCGATCAAGAAGCCGCAAGTGACAAAGGGAAACCTGAGGGGGGAGTCCAACGCTATAAACCAAGTGATAGGCCAGATGGTGGATGCCACCAGCATATCGATGCAACAAAGCAGGAACGccaatttgaagaaacacGGTGATTGGGTGGTGCAAAGTTTGAGGGACTGTTCGCGCAGAATGACGATTCTGTGCCAGTTGAACAGCGATGGGGGGCTGACGAAGGACAGGAGCGACGAAGATTATGCAGACAAGAACTTCAAACAGCGGTTGGCGGGGATAGCGTTCGATGTGGCCAAGTGTACGAAGGAACTCGTGAAGACCGTGGAAGAGGCGAGTTTGAAGGATGAAATAAGTTATTTGAATTCGAGGTTAAAGTAG
- the DPS1 gene encoding aspartate--tRNA ligase DPS1 (similar to Saccharomyces cerevisiae DPS1 (YLL018C); ancestral locus Anc_4.44), protein MSQDESIVKAVEESAEPAQVILGEDGKPLSKKALKKLQKEQEKQRKKEERALQLEAEKEARDKKAAAEDTAKDNYGKLPLIQSRDSDRTGEKRIKFIDLDETRDSDKEVLFRARVHNTRQQGATLAFLTLRQQASLIQGLVKANKEGTVTKNMVKWAGSLNLESIVLVRGIVRKVDEPIKSATVQNLEVHITKIYTISETPEALPILLEDASRSEAEAEAAGLPVVNLDTRLDSRVIDLRTVTNQAIFRIQAGVCELFREYLTAKKFTEVHTPKLLGAPSEGGSSVFEVTYFKGKAYLAQSPQFNKQQLIVADFERVYEIGPVFRAENSNTHRHMTEFTGLDMEMAFEEHYHEVLDTLSELFVFIFSELPKRFAHEIDLVRKQYPVEEFKLPKDGKMVRLTYKEGIDMLKAAGKEIGDFEDLSTENEKFLGKLVRDKYDTDFYILDKFPLEIRPFYTMPDPANPKYSNSYDFFMRGEEILSGAQRIHDHALLQERMKVHGLSPEDPGLKDYCDGFGYGCPPHAGGGIGLERVVMFYLDLKNIRRASLFPRDPKRLRP, encoded by the coding sequence ATGTCCCAAGACGAAAGTATTGTCAAGGCCGTTGAGGAATCCGCTGAACCTGCCCAAGTTATTCTTGGAGAAGATGGTAAGCCATTATCCAAGAAGGCCCTGAAGAAATTGCAAAAGGAGcaagaaaagcaaagaaagaaggagGAAAGAGCCCTTCAATTGGAAGCTGAGAAGGAAGCCCGTGATAAGAAAGCTGCTGCCGAAGACACTGCCAAAGACAATTATGGTAAGCTGCCACTGATTCAGTCCCGTGATTCAGACAGGACCGGTGAAAAACGTATCAAGTTCATCGATTTGGACGAGACTAGGGACAGCGACAAAGAAGTTTTGTTCAGGGCCAGAGTCCACAACACTAGACAACAAGGTGCCACGTTGGCTTTCTTGACTTTGAGACAACAAGCTTCTTTGATCCAGGGTCTAGTAAAGGCCAACAAAGAAGGTACCGTTACCAAGAACATGGTCAAATGGGCGGGTTCTTTGAACTTGGAGTCCATTGTCCTTGTCAGAGGTATTGTCAGAAAGGTGGACGAGCCAATCAAGTCCGCCACTGTGCAGAACCTGGAAGTCCATATCACCAAAATTTACACCATTTCTGAGACCCCAGAGGCGCTGCCAATCCTTTTGGAAGACGCCTCCCGTTCAGAGGCTGAAGCCGAAGCTGCAGGTTTGCCCGTAGTTAATCTGGACACAAGACTAGACTCTCGTGTAATTGACTTGAGAACCGTCACCAACCAAGCCATCTTCAGAATTCAAGCCGGTGTTTGCGAACTGTTTAGAGAGTATCTGACCGCAAAGAAGTTCACCGAAGTTCACACACCGAAGTTGTTGGGTGCTCCAAGTGAAGGTGGTTCCAGTGTGTTTGAAGTAACATACTTCAAGGGCAAGGCCTACCTGGCCCAATCCCCACAATTTAACAAACAACAATTGATTGTGGCCGACTTCGAGAGGGTTTACGAAATTGGACCTGTGTTCAGAGCTGAAAACTCCAATACCCACCGTCACATGACCGAGTTCACCGGTTTGGACATGGAAATGGCCTTCGAAGAGCACTACCACGAAGTCTTGGACACGTTGAGTGAGCTGTTTGTGTTCATCTTCAGCGAATTGCCCAAGAGATTTGCCCATGAAATCGACCTGGTACGTAAACAATACCCGGTGGAAGAGTTCAAGTTGCCCAAGGACGGTAAGATGGTCCGCCTAACATACAAGGAGGGTATTGACATGCTTAAGGCCGCCGGTAAGGAAATCGGTGATTTCGAGGACTTGAGCACCGAAAACGAAAAGTTCTTGGGTAAGTTGGTGCGCGACAAGTACGACACCGACTTCTACATCTTGGACAAGTTCCCCTTGGAGATCCGTCCCTTCTACACGATGCCCGATCCAGCCAACCCCAAGTACTCCAACTCATACGATTTCTTCATGAGAGGTGAAGAGATCTTGTCCGGTGCGCAACGTATCCACGACCACGCCCTGCTacaagaaagaatgaaggtTCACGGTCTGTCCCCCGAGGACCCAGGTCTGAAGGACTACTGCGATGGGTTCGGCTACGGATGTCCTCCACACGCCGGTGGTGGTATTGGTTTGGAAAGAGTTGTTATGTTCTACTTGGACTTGAAGAATATCAGGAGAGCCTCGCTGTTCCCTAGAGATCCAAAGAGATTGAGACCATGA
- the KNS1 gene encoding serine/threonine protein kinase KNS1 (similar to Saccharomyces cerevisiae KNS1 (YLL019C); ancestral locus Anc_4.42), producing MSQNIQISTRKRSRANMNNSTTTGLSGNTSANKTFLDNFEDTRTNKLLDEMFARQNSFLTDNLRNSLDLNQSDNPLRPRQHQLFLDNENAIELDDEPRIINTTINNNNNNNNSSSSRVDEDADDDIIFIKEQPIQFSSPLILPSSSSNNTGATTAVSNNTYITTPKKFKKQRTISLPQLPLSKLSYQSNYISVPDQSNAIVPRVTQTENELLHLTGSCAKTLEGNKAVNLTVAHSTSPFYNPPAQVAPPPLPPPPPQSNNLKRQIGSSLRKFKSNGSAESTSSNKSNFKTDKDGHYVYQENDVFGSGGRFIVKDLLGQGTFGKVLKCIDNKCEPNFVAVKVIRAVDRYREAAKTELRILQTILNNDPQGQFQCLLLRECFDYKNHICLVTDLYGRSIYDFMCSNGIARFPGSHIQAIARQLIRSVCFLHDLGIIHTDLKPENILICDETHISRALPAKTVQSLSKRRREASKGKRKILKNPEIKIIDFGSAIFHYEYHPPVISTRHYRAPEIVLGLGWSFPCDIWSIACVLVELIIGESLYPIHENLEHMAMMQRINGTPFPTDIVDKMFYKSKHKLGNSPSDLTSTVIKHFDRKTLSLQWPEKNKRGDTVTTEKSMKRVLQSCDRLDIYISKVLKQDYGDSLSINWNLPPEKNWSLINSKLLWKKQVHSSSSSATDDLDKETFLFWYWFIDLLKKMFEFDPTKRITAKDALDHEWFNLGILDDGIATYNNTQG from the coding sequence ATGTCAcagaatattcaaattagCACTAGAAAACGTTCAAGAGCAAATATGAATAATTCCACTACTACGGGCCTCTCGGGCAACACGAGCGCTAACAAGACCTTTTTGGACAACTTCGAAGATACACGCACCAACAAACTGCTGGACGAGATGTTTGCCCGGCAGAATTCGTTCTTGACCGACAATCTCAGGAACAGTCTGGATCTGAACCAGAGCGACAACCCGCTGCGTCCCCGGCAGCACCAGTTGTTTTTGGACAACGAAAATGCCATAGAGCTGGACGACGAGCCCCGTATCATCAACACTACgatcaacaacaacaacaacaacaacaacagcagcagcagccGCGTGGATGAGGATGCGGACGACGACATCATCTTTATCAAAGAGCAACCGATACAATTCTCGTCGCCCTTAATCTTGCCCAgtagcagcagcaacaacacGGGTGCTACGACCGCTGTAAGCAACAATACGTATATCACGACACCAAAGAAGTTCAAGAAGCAAAGAACCATCTCGCTGCCCCAGTTGCCGCTTTCGAAACTCAGCTACCAATCAAACTATATCAGTGTTCCCGACCAGAGCAACGCCATCGTTCCCAGAGTTACCCAAACCGAGAACGAGTTGCTGCATCTGACGGGGTCCTGCGCAAAGACCCTGGAGGGCAACAAGGCCGTAAATCTCACAGTAGCCCACAGCACTTCTCCCTTTTACAACCCACCGGCACAAGTGGCCCCGCCGcctcttcctcctcctcctcctcaaTCAAACAACCTCAAGAGACAAATCGGCTCTTCGCTAAGGAAGTTCAAATCTAACGGCTCTGCAGAAAGCACCTCGTCCAATAAATCCAACTTCAAAACAGACAAAGACGGCCATTACGTCTATCAGGAAAATGACGTCTTCGGCAGTGGCGGGCGCTTTATTGTGAAGGACCTGCTGGGCCAGGGCACATTCGGCAAGGTGCTCAAATGCATCGATAATAAATGCGAGCCCAACTTCGTGGCCGTGAAGGTCATAAGGGCCGTGGACAGATACAGAGAAGCTGCCAAGACAGAACTACGAATCCTGCAGACCATACTGAACAATGACCCTCAAGGTCAGTTCCAGTGTCTCCTACTAAGGGAGTGCTTCGACTACAAAAACCACATCTGTCTGGTCACAGATCTATACGGCAGGTCCATTTACGATTTCATGTGCTCCAACGGTATCGCCAGATTCCCGGGCTCTCATATACAGGCCATTGCCAGGCAGCTAATCAGATCCGTGTGTTTCCTGCACGATTTGGGAATAATACACACGGACTTGAAACCGGAAAATATCTTGATCTGCGATGAAACCCACATTTCCCGAGCTTTGCCCGCGAAGACCGTCCAGTCTCTGAGCAAGAGACGCCGTGAAGCAAGTAAGGGGAAAcgtaaaatcttgaaaaatccagaaatcaaaattatcGACTTCGGCAGCGCAATTTTCCATTACGAATACCATCCTCCCGTCATATCCACTCGTCATTATAGAGCCCCCGAAATTGTTCTTGGCCTGGGCTGGTCGTTCCCCTGTGACATTTGGTCCATCGCATGTGTTTTGGTCGAATTAATCATTGGCGAGTCCCTTTACCCCATCCACGAAAACCTGGAACATATGGCCATGATGCAAAGAATCAACGGCACCCCTTTCCCCACTGACATCGTTGATAAGATGTTTTATAAGTCTAAACACAAACTGGGCAACTCCCCATCGGATTTAACCTCCACAGTGATAAAACATTTCGATAGGAAAACGCTAAGCTTGCAATGGccagaaaagaataagCGTGGAGATACCGTAACCActgaaaaatcaatgaaaaggGTTTTGCAATCATGCGATCGCCTAGACATATACATTTCCAAGGTCCTGAAACAGGATTATGGCGATAGTTTGAGCATCAATTGGAACCTGCCGCCGGAGAAAAACTGGTCGTTGATAAACTCCAAATTGCTATGGAAAAAACAAGTACattcctcctcttcctcgGCCACTGACGATCTCGATAAGGAAACCTTCTTGTTTTGGTACTGGTTCATCGACCTactcaagaaaatgttcGAATTCGACCCAACAAAAAGAATCACCGCAAAGGACGCATTGGACCATGAGTGGTTCAATCTGGGCATACTGGACGATGGTATTGCAACTTACAATAATACCCAAGGTTAG
- the COX19 gene encoding Cox19p (similar to Saccharomyces cerevisiae COX19 (YLL018C-A); ancestral locus Anc_4.43), with protein MSGNPGSSMSALRPTPPERGSFPLDHDGECTKFMQEYLKCMQLVRNENAMNCRLLAKDYLRCRMDHQLMDYDEWTHLGLPEDASGKSADHKSNSANNDSRPGQNIR; from the coding sequence ATGTCAGGAAACCCGGGAAGCTCGATGAGCGCATTGAGGCCAACTCCTCCAGAGAGAGGCTCCTTTCCACTAGACCATGATGGAGAGTGCACGAAGTTCATGCAAGAGTATCTTAAGTGCATGCAGCTGGTGCGGAACGAGAACGCAATGAACTGCCGCCTGCTGGCCAAGGACTATCTGCGGTGCAGGATGGACCATCAATTGATGGACTACGACGAGTGGACTCACTTGGGCCTTCCAGAGGATGCTTCCGGCAAGAGCGCCGATCATAAAAGCAATAGTGCGAATAACGATAGCCGCCCAGGTCAGAACATCAGATAG